The Myxococcales bacterium sequence GCGCGGAAGATCCTCTCGGCGGAGCTGAGGCTGTACGCATCGCCGTCGTATGTGGCGCGTCGGGGCGCGCCGGAGCGCGCGGAGGAGCTCGCGGACCACGACCTCGTGTCGTATCTGCCGGTGTTCACGCGCACGGAGGTTCCACCGGAGACGTTGGGGCGCGCGTTCGCCGCGGCGCGGGCGGCGACCAACGAGCTCGACATGCTTCGCTGCATGCTGCGCGCGGGCGGTGGAATCGGTCCGCTCACGGAGACCCACGCCGCAGCCGATCTCGCGCGGGGGACGCTCGTCCGTGTCCTTCCGGCGTGGTCTCACGGGTTCGGCGCGCTCTATGTGGTCTACCCCGCGGCGCGCCACGTTCCGCGCAAGGTCGCGGCGCTGCGTGACTTCCTCGTCGACGCGTGGCGACCGCGCGCGGGTTGAGGGCGGGGCAGGGGGGCTCTGGTTGAGGGCGGAGGCTCCCGCGGTCTTCGCGGCGGGCTCGTCGGAGCGCCGTGGGAGGTGGTGGGGATGTCCGCGAGGTCAGTGAA is a genomic window containing:
- a CDS encoding substrate binding domain-containing protein; translated protein: MQRSARSISLTESGRRFFAEVAPHLSALDEAALTVGKSRDFLGGTLRVSAPASSGDLLGDVFVRFGARHPGLRLEIELSQRQVDLVREGFDVALRGTPRPTGDALVARKILSAELRLYASPSYVARRGAPERAEELADHDLVSYLPVFTRTEVPPETLGRAFAAARAATNELDMLRCMLRAGGGIGPLTETHAAADLARGTLVRVLPAWSHGFGALYVVYPAARHVPRKVAALRDFLVDAWRPRAG